One Brockia lithotrophica DNA segment encodes these proteins:
- a CDS encoding Spermidine Putrescine ABC transporter permease component PotB, with protein MLGKIRVLLWATYGIWLAAFVVLPILLVLYQSLHDVHGKWTFENFLRFFSPVYLRMAGDSLWYAFWITLLSLVVAYPAALALVRLASRDFWLVALILPSWVNLLLKAYAFLGIFSEHGPINALFSTVGVGPVPLLFTDLGFVLVSVYIFIPFMILPIYNAIRAIPAELVDAARDLGASPVQVVRRVIWPLSLPGVRAGVQATFIPALSLFMITRLIAGNRVITLGTAIEQHFLVTGDWGMGSAIAVVLLLLMSVSVIFARRSFFAAPVGSE; from the coding sequence TTGCTCGGTAAGATTCGGGTCCTCCTTTGGGCGACCTACGGGATTTGGCTCGCCGCCTTCGTCGTCCTTCCGATCCTCCTCGTCCTCTACCAAAGCCTTCACGACGTCCACGGAAAGTGGACGTTCGAGAACTTCCTCCGCTTCTTTTCCCCGGTCTATCTCCGGATGGCCGGAGACTCCCTGTGGTACGCTTTTTGGATCACCCTTCTCTCCCTTGTCGTGGCCTATCCCGCCGCCCTCGCTCTCGTTCGTCTCGCGTCGCGCGACTTCTGGCTCGTCGCCCTCATCCTCCCTTCTTGGGTGAACCTCCTCCTCAAAGCCTACGCCTTTCTCGGGATCTTCTCCGAGCACGGGCCCATCAACGCCCTCTTCTCCACCGTCGGCGTGGGTCCCGTACCCCTTTTGTTTACCGACCTCGGTTTCGTCCTCGTTTCCGTGTACATCTTCATTCCCTTCATGATCCTGCCCATCTATAACGCCATTCGCGCCATTCCCGCAGAGCTCGTCGACGCCGCCCGCGACTTGGGCGCTTCCCCCGTTCAGGTCGTCCGGCGGGTGATCTGGCCCCTAAGTCTTCCGGGCGTGCGTGCGGGCGTTCAGGCGACCTTCATCCCCGCCTTATCCCTCTTCATGATTACGCGGCTCATCGCAGGAAACCGCGTGATCACCTTGGGGACGGCCATCGAACAGCACTTTCTCGTGACGGGCGACTGGGGGATGGGTTCGGCCATCGCCGTCGTCCTTCTCCTTCTCATGAGCGTTTCCGTGATCTTCGCCCGGCGGAGTTTCTTCGCCGCTCCCGTCGGGAGCGAGTAG
- a CDS encoding Putrescine transport ATP-binding protein PotA translates to MEPIVRLESVTVQYGDDPPVLTDFSLDLVEGKFTTLLGPSGCGKTTILRLIAGFVRPQRGEIYFRRRRITDLPPNRRKVNTVFQDYALFPHLDVFENVAFGLRVRGEKESVVREKVLEALRFVNLRGFERRHVHELSGGQKQRVAIARAIVNEPEILLLDEPLSALDRKLRAEMQYELRNLQRKLGITFVFVTHDQEEALAMSDTVVVLNEGKIQQIGTPKQIYDEPANRFVARFIGESNLFEGVMLEDYRVAFQGRVFTCVDRGFPREAPVDVVLRPEDLEIVPAGEGLLDVRIVSELFRGVHYEMVGVDDLGGRWLIHSTRRVAEGTLVGLRFDPDAIHVMPRVHEPSEFFPESPAPADGLAEEGGATALAR, encoded by the coding sequence ATGGAGCCCATCGTTCGTCTCGAGAGCGTGACGGTGCAGTACGGCGACGACCCCCCGGTGCTTACGGACTTTTCCCTCGATCTCGTGGAAGGGAAGTTCACCACACTCCTCGGTCCTTCGGGTTGTGGCAAGACCACGATCCTCCGGCTCATCGCGGGATTCGTCCGTCCGCAGCGCGGCGAGATCTATTTCCGGCGGCGGCGCATCACGGACTTGCCTCCGAACCGCCGGAAGGTAAACACCGTGTTTCAAGACTACGCCCTCTTCCCCCACCTCGACGTCTTTGAAAACGTCGCGTTCGGCTTGCGCGTGCGGGGAGAAAAGGAGTCGGTGGTGCGCGAGAAGGTCCTCGAAGCCCTGCGCTTCGTAAACCTTCGCGGCTTTGAACGCCGCCACGTCCACGAACTTTCCGGCGGCCAGAAGCAGCGCGTGGCCATCGCGCGGGCGATCGTGAACGAACCGGAGATCCTCCTTCTCGACGAGCCCCTTTCCGCCCTGGACCGCAAGCTTCGGGCGGAAATGCAGTACGAGCTCCGCAACCTCCAGCGCAAGTTAGGGATCACGTTCGTTTTCGTCACCCACGACCAAGAAGAGGCGCTGGCCATGTCCGACACCGTGGTCGTCCTAAACGAAGGCAAGATCCAGCAGATCGGGACGCCCAAACAGATCTACGACGAGCCGGCCAACCGTTTCGTGGCCCGGTTCATCGGCGAGTCGAACCTCTTCGAGGGCGTCATGCTCGAAGACTACCGCGTCGCCTTTCAGGGCCGCGTCTTTACGTGTGTGGACCGCGGGTTTCCGCGCGAGGCTCCCGTGGACGTCGTGCTTCGTCCCGAAGATCTCGAAATCGTGCCGGCGGGGGAGGGTCTTCTCGACGTCCGCATCGTCTCGGAACTCTTCCGCGGCGTGCACTACGAGATGGTAGGCGTCGACGACCTCGGGGGACGCTGGCTCATCCACTCTACGCGCCGCGTCGCAGAAGGAACGCTCGTAGGGCTTCGCTTCGATCCCGATGCCATTCACGTAATGCCCCGTGTGCACGAACCCTCAGAGTTCTTCCCGGAGTCGCCCGCACCTGCAGACGGGCTCGCCGAGGAAGGGGGGGCCACCGCCCTTGCTCGGTAA